A genome region from Bacteroidetes Order II. bacterium includes the following:
- a CDS encoding rhodanese-like domain-containing protein, which translates to MKKSTLLHTLVFLALVTATGCTPKAFISPSSQISVAEAHMLIGKKTVFVDVREPNEVAEQAYDIPGVIHIPLSVFESRYTEIPKDKQVVMMCRSGRRSQQAYNLLKEKGYTNMTNMEGGMLQWQAQGLPVVKGKN; encoded by the coding sequence ATGAAAAAGTCAACCTTATTACACACATTGGTATTTCTCGCCCTTGTTACGGCTACTGGCTGTACCCCAAAAGCTTTTATAAGTCCAAGTAGCCAAATTTCGGTAGCGGAAGCACATATGCTTATTGGTAAAAAGACGGTATTTGTGGATGTACGTGAGCCCAACGAGGTGGCAGAACAAGCTTATGACATCCCCGGCGTGATACACATCCCCTTGAGTGTTTTTGAAAGCCGATATACCGAAATACCCAAAGACAAACAAGTGGTGATGATGTGCCGTTCCGGCCGAAGAAGCCAGCAAGCCTATAACCTCCTTAAAGAAAAAGGCTATACCAATATGACCAATATGGAAGGAGGAATGCTACAATGGCAGGCGCAAGGGCTTCCAGTGGTAAAAGGCAAAAACTAA
- a CDS encoding endonuclease/exonuclease/phosphatase family protein, translating into MTYNIRFNNPDDGLNAWPYRKAAVRRLVLFEKPDIFGIQEGLWDQVQFLDSLTQYEREGVGRDDGKTSGEFSALFFRKDRFHRLDGGTFWLSETPNVPSKGWDAALNRICTWAKLQDRRNGKKIVVLNTHFDHQGMEARIQSAELLHHKAKELTHDGPVILLGDFNLPPESVPIKKIQSFFQDAFLATQTEPFGPVGTFNAFKIAQTYNHRIDYVFVNNGFVVLDYQVRSDVRSGGYFLSDHFPVISRLVYQE; encoded by the coding sequence ATGACTTATAACATCCGATTCAATAATCCTGATGATGGTCTAAATGCGTGGCCTTATCGCAAAGCGGCGGTGCGGCGTCTCGTTTTGTTTGAAAAACCGGATATTTTCGGCATACAAGAAGGGTTGTGGGATCAGGTTCAGTTCTTAGACAGTCTTACACAGTACGAACGGGAGGGAGTAGGACGTGATGACGGGAAGACAAGCGGCGAGTTTAGTGCGTTGTTTTTTCGTAAAGACCGATTTCATCGCCTTGATGGTGGTACTTTTTGGCTGTCGGAAACACCCAATGTCCCGTCCAAAGGGTGGGATGCGGCCCTTAACCGAATTTGTACATGGGCGAAATTACAAGACCGCAGAAATGGAAAAAAAATAGTCGTTTTGAATACCCATTTTGATCATCAAGGTATGGAAGCGCGTATTCAATCTGCCGAATTGTTGCACCATAAAGCCAAAGAGCTGACTCATGATGGGCCTGTGATCTTATTAGGAGATTTTAACCTGCCCCCCGAAAGCGTACCGATAAAAAAAATACAAAGTTTTTTTCAAGATGCTTTTCTGGCAACCCAAACCGAACCTTTTGGCCCAGTTGGTACGTTTAACGCGTTCAAAATAGCGCAGACATATAACCATCGTATAGATTATGTGTTTGTAAACAATGGCTTTGTGGTATTGGATTATCAGGTAAGGAGCGATGTTCGGTCGGGTGGGTATTTCTTGTCAGACCATTTCCCGGTCATCAGTCGTCTGGTATATCAAGAATAA